One Triticum dicoccoides isolate Atlit2015 ecotype Zavitan chromosome 5B, WEW_v2.0, whole genome shotgun sequence genomic window carries:
- the LOC119313104 gene encoding uncharacterized protein LOC119313104, whose product MAAAADWSSLQQDLLSRIFLLIACLADRVRASTACKHWRRVALDDPPTLPWLLTPSTAGISCYRILGGLDHPRPAIPGEVHGARFCGSFPGGWFVVAQRHWRAHALLNLRSGERVPLPDRVRIPLYPGVLKCPIVVRVAAMSAPPSSGDCVVAALTSGPTTLAFWRPGIDCWLRAPTGTLVPCDAQDLAYQDGWFWAVTPRDLLVCYKPETADGDGASLTIRHLVYGHPTTPTAPGEAVSRYLLPSASGAHLLMVKRLVAPARGGATLRFEVFSLHKEQDGRSASWRSYPMSGRLLFVGRSCSKAFDTGHASSPCYIYFLDDVYPRGPRSVLQHKVYPCVDTGAWCCSRQEIKRCLPCSPPSDSSPCIWYLH is encoded by the coding sequence ATGGCGGCGGCAGCGGACTGGTCGAGCCTTCAGCAGGACCTCCTCAGCCGTATCTTCCTCCTAATCGCATGCCTCGCCGACCGCGTCAGGGCCTCCACCGCCTGCAAGCACTGGCGGCGCGTTGCGCTGGATGACCCGCCCACGCTTCCCTGGCTCCTCACGCCCTCCACCGCCGGCATCTCCTGCTACCGGATCTTGGGCGGCTTAGACCATCCGCGCCCGGCCATCCCCGGCGAGGTCCACGGGGCGCGTTTCTGCGGCTCCTTTCCCGGCGGCTGGTTCGTGGTCGCGCAACGCCACTGGCGCGCCCACGCCCTGCTCAACCTCCGGTCCGGCGAGCGCGTTCCCCTCCCGGACCGCGTGCGCATCCCCCTGTATCCCGGCGTCCTTAAGTGCCCAATAGTAGTCCGCGTAGCCGCCATGTCCGCCCCGCCATCGTCTGGCGACTGCGTCGTCGCTGCCCTAACGTCAGGCCCGACCACCTTGGCGTTCTGGCGGCCGGGCATCGACTGCTGGTTGCGGGCGCCGACGGGGACGCTCGTTCCGTGCGACGCCCAAGACCTGGCGTACCAAGACGGATGGTTCTGGGCCGTCACCCCCCGGGATCTGCTCGTGTGCTACAAGCCGGAAACCGCCGACGGAGACGGCGcctctcttaccattcgacatctcGTCTATGGTCATCCAACGACCCCGACGGCGCCCGGGGAGGCCGTATCCCGCTACCTCTTGCCCTCCGCCTCCGGCGCCCATCTGCTGATGGTGAAGAGGTTGGTCGCGCCGGCGAGAGGCGGCGCCACGTTGCGCTTCGAGGTCTTCAGCCTACACAAGGAACAGGACGGACGGTCGGCTTCCTGGCGCTCCTACCCGATGAGCGGGCGGCTGCTCTTCGTCGGCCGCAGCTGCTCCAAGGCATTCGACACTGGGCACGCCAGCAGCCCGTGCTACATCTACTTCCTCGACGACGTCTACCCTAGGGGTCCGCGCAGCGTCCTTCAGCACAAAGTGTATCCCTGCGTGGACACCGGCGCCTGGTGTTGCTCCCGTCAGGAAATCAAGCGCTGCCTGCCATGCTCGCCTCCCTCCGACAGCTCGCCCTGCATTTGGTACCTTCATTGA